Proteins from a genomic interval of Sphingobacterium sp. SYP-B4668:
- the lpdA gene encoding dihydrolipoyl dehydrogenase, translated as MNYDIIVIGSGPGGYVAAIRAAQLGFKTAIVERESLGGICLNWGCIPTKALIKSAQVFEYLNHAEEYGIKVQGGEADFDAIVKRSRGVADGMSKGIQFLMKKNKIDVINGAGKIKKGGKIEVKAADGTTKEYSAKHTILATGARSRELPNLPQDGKKIIGYRQALTLPQKPKSMIVVGSGAIGVEFAYFYNAMGTQVTIVEFMDRVVPVEDEEVSKQLEKSLKKAGINILSKSEVQSVDTKGELSKVSIKTAKGVEILEAEIVLSAVGITPNIENIGLEEVGVKTDKGRVLVDDFYKTNIDGVYAIGDIVKGQALAHVASAEAITCVEKIKGLHVEAIDYNNIPGCTYCSPEIASVGYTEKAAKEAGYELKIGKFPFSASGKASAAGVKDGFVKVIFDAKYGELLGAHMIGANVTEMIAEIVVARKLETTGHEMIKSIHPHPTMSEAIMEACADAYDEVIHL; from the coding sequence ATGAATTACGACATCATTGTAATTGGTAGTGGACCCGGAGGTTATGTTGCTGCCATCAGAGCTGCGCAACTAGGTTTCAAAACGGCTATCGTAGAACGCGAATCCTTAGGAGGAATTTGTCTTAACTGGGGTTGTATCCCAACAAAAGCGTTAATCAAGAGTGCTCAGGTATTCGAATATCTCAACCATGCTGAGGAATATGGGATTAAGGTCCAAGGCGGTGAGGCTGACTTTGATGCTATCGTAAAAAGGAGTCGTGGTGTTGCTGATGGGATGAGCAAAGGTATACAGTTCTTGATGAAGAAGAATAAAATCGACGTCATCAACGGAGCAGGTAAGATTAAAAAGGGCGGCAAAATTGAGGTCAAAGCTGCAGATGGAACTACGAAAGAATATAGCGCTAAGCACACTATACTAGCAACTGGTGCCCGCTCTCGCGAACTTCCAAACTTACCGCAAGACGGTAAAAAAATCATCGGATATAGACAAGCTTTGACACTCCCACAAAAGCCTAAGTCGATGATAGTCGTGGGTTCAGGTGCTATTGGAGTAGAGTTTGCTTATTTCTACAACGCGATGGGTACACAGGTGACCATCGTTGAGTTCATGGATAGAGTTGTCCCTGTTGAAGACGAAGAAGTTTCCAAACAATTAGAGAAAAGTCTAAAGAAAGCTGGAATTAACATTCTGTCAAAATCAGAAGTACAATCCGTAGATACAAAAGGTGAGCTAAGCAAAGTGAGCATCAAAACCGCCAAAGGGGTCGAAATCCTTGAGGCAGAAATCGTGCTTTCAGCAGTGGGTATTACACCTAATATTGAAAATATCGGTCTTGAAGAAGTCGGTGTAAAAACAGATAAAGGTCGAGTATTGGTTGACGATTTTTACAAAACAAACATCGATGGGGTATACGCTATCGGAGATATTGTAAAAGGACAGGCTCTTGCTCACGTAGCATCAGCCGAAGCGATTACATGTGTAGAGAAAATTAAAGGTTTGCACGTGGAAGCTATCGATTACAACAATATCCCAGGATGTACCTACTGTTCGCCAGAAATCGCTTCGGTAGGATATACTGAAAAAGCGGCTAAAGAAGCTGGATATGAACTTAAAATCGGTAAATTCCCGTTCTCAGCATCAGGAAAAGCATCCGCTGCTGGCGTAAAAGACGGATTTGTGAAAGTTATATTCGATGCTAAATATGGCGAATTACTAGGCGCACATATGATTGGTGCCAATGTCACAGAAATGATTGCCGAAATCGTTGTAGCACGTAAATTAGAGACAACAGGTCACGAAATGATTAAATCCATTCACCCGCACCCAACAATGAGTGAGGCGATTATGGAAGCATGTGCAGATGCATATGATGAAGTCATTCACCTGTAG